One genomic region from Quercus robur chromosome 4, dhQueRobu3.1, whole genome shotgun sequence encodes:
- the LOC126723461 gene encoding cysteine proteinase inhibitor 12: MATLGGVHDSQQGGSAQNSVEIEGLARFAVEQHNKKENALLEFARVIKAQEQVVAGTMHHLTIEAVDAGKKKLYEAKVWVKPWLNFKELQEFKHAGDSPSFTPSDLGVKRDGHGAGWQAVPTHDPSVQDAANHAVKTIQQRSNSLFPYELQEVIHAKAEVIDESAKFDMLLKVKRGSKEEKFKVEVHKNNEGSFHLNQMQPHES; this comes from the exons ATGGCAACTCTGGGAGGCGTGCACGATTCTCAACAAGGAGGTTCTGCTCAGAACAGCGTCGAGATCGAAGGCCTCGCTCGTTTCGCTGTCGAACAACACAACAAGAAAGAg AATGCCCTGCTCGAGTTTGCAAGGGTCATAAAGGCTCAAGAACAGGTAGTTGCTGGGACAATGCATCATCTTACTATTGAAGCTGTTGATGCGGGTAAGAAGAAGCTATATGAGGCCAAGGTTTGGGTGAAGCCCTGGTTGAACTTCAAAGAATTGCAGGAGTTCAAGCATGCTGGTGATTCACCGTCATTTACCCCTTCAGATCTTGGGGTTAAAAGAG ATGGACATGGTGCAGGATGGCAAGCAGTGCCAACACATGACCCCTCGGTTCAAGATGCAGCAAATCATGCTGTCAAGACCATCCAGCAGAGGTCTAACTCATTGTTCCCCTATGAACTGCAAGAGGTCATTCATGCAAAGGCAGAG GTGATAGATGAATCTGCAAAGTTTGACATGCTTCTAAAGGTCAAGAGGGGAagcaaagaagaaaagtttaaagTGGAGGTACATAAGAATAATGAAGGGAGCTTCCACTTGAATCAGATGCAGCCTCACGAGTCCTAA